The Verrucomicrobium spinosum DSM 4136 = JCM 18804 genome includes a region encoding these proteins:
- a CDS encoding DUF1553 domain-containing protein, with product MHCTRWRFLLSTALLVLVGNTAATALFAEAPVDFATQIQPLLQQHCLDCHGPEKQRGGLRLDGRDKALRGGDEHGAAILPGNGQESPLYHLASGKDPDLKMPPKGPALSATELALLKSWIDAGALWPADDKTPADPAKTHWAYQPLPPSAAPSPKQESPTILDQFIATQLEQHQLRRAPEADRRTLIRRLSFDLVGLPPSPEEVAQFVADPDPLAYDRLVERLLASPRYGERWARHWLDVVRFAESDGFEKNTPRPEAWPYRDYVIRAFNADRPYNQFIREQLAGDVLGADEATGFIVGGPTDTVRSPDPVLTAQQRADDLNDMVATTGSTFLGLTIGCARCHSHKFDPVTHSDYHAMAAMFAGVRHGTRPVAGPDHEMRLARAAKIREELAPVVSQLNHFEPVAFAGRTVVIPPDDATRVVKLKPSNAQRTKYEAGPGRGENAYPGDNQNPPTLADGYWVWLGDNAAGKVLAWQPQVQGRFRIWVSWGSGYRSHDEDARYLLDHDGRLDTTHDQKEIARADHRKFADGTGTMPNRKLWSGFKDIGVHDLETASKLVLSVGGDSGYPTMDMLVLQEEPSPQDRPALRLPVSRRANVERFSAIEAGFVRFTVEETTQLQPCLDELEVFSAGPDSRNVALASAGATATSSSTLPGYAIHQLKHVNDGLYGNDHSWISNENGRGWVQLKLAKPTRIDRVVWSRDRENVPRYNDRLPTKYRVEVSLDGTAWTRVAGHEDRLPQTLKLTAGTLATSTGLPVAEAARFQKLQAQRKQLEKAITEAETAPVVYAGIFGKPGETRRFQRGDVTQPREEVAPGVVTALHPIAPLPMDAPDPQRRLALADWIVDRQNPLTARVMANRIWHYHFGTGLVDTPSDFGVNGSRPTHPELLDWLAREFVNNGWSIKHLHRIIVLSQTYRQSSSPPDMAAGMARDAQTRLLWRFPPRRLEAEVLRDTILSASNKLSLRMGGPGFDLFEPNTNYVKVYNSKSEFGPDDFRRMIYQHKPRVQLDNVFGAFDCPDAGQIAPRRNVSTTPLQALSLLNSTFALEQAGFFAARVVSDAGNNPSAQVDRAFQVAFNRGPSVEEAAAATELVSQHGLPSLCRALINSNEFIQIF from the coding sequence ATGCACTGCACCCGCTGGCGTTTTCTCCTGAGCACCGCCCTCCTCGTCTTGGTGGGCAACACCGCTGCGACAGCACTGTTTGCGGAAGCTCCTGTAGATTTTGCCACGCAAATCCAGCCCTTGCTCCAACAGCACTGCCTGGACTGCCATGGCCCGGAAAAACAGCGCGGAGGTCTGCGCCTGGACGGTCGGGACAAGGCCCTCCGGGGCGGGGACGAGCACGGTGCCGCCATCTTGCCAGGCAATGGCCAGGAAAGCCCCCTCTACCACCTGGCCAGTGGCAAGGATCCCGATCTGAAAATGCCTCCCAAAGGGCCTGCCCTGAGTGCGACCGAGTTGGCCTTGTTAAAGAGCTGGATTGATGCCGGTGCCCTGTGGCCTGCCGATGACAAGACGCCCGCTGACCCTGCGAAGACTCACTGGGCCTACCAGCCCCTTCCTCCTTCGGCAGCACCCTCGCCGAAGCAAGAATCGCCCACCATCCTCGATCAGTTCATCGCCACCCAGTTGGAGCAACATCAACTCCGACGCGCTCCTGAGGCAGACCGCCGCACGCTGATTCGAAGGCTGAGCTTCGATCTGGTGGGTCTGCCCCCCTCCCCGGAGGAGGTCGCCCAGTTTGTGGCCGATCCCGATCCTCTCGCCTACGACCGGCTGGTGGAGCGACTCCTCGCCTCCCCACGTTATGGAGAACGCTGGGCGCGCCACTGGCTGGACGTTGTGCGTTTTGCGGAAAGTGACGGATTCGAAAAGAATACTCCCCGCCCGGAAGCCTGGCCCTACCGGGACTACGTGATCAGGGCGTTCAACGCAGACCGACCCTACAACCAGTTCATCCGCGAGCAATTGGCGGGAGACGTGCTGGGCGCGGATGAGGCTACAGGATTTATTGTCGGAGGTCCCACGGACACCGTGCGCAGCCCGGATCCGGTGCTCACCGCGCAACAGCGGGCAGATGATCTCAATGACATGGTGGCCACGACCGGCAGCACCTTCCTGGGGCTCACCATCGGCTGTGCCCGGTGCCACAGCCATAAGTTCGATCCCGTCACCCACTCGGACTACCATGCCATGGCTGCGATGTTCGCGGGCGTGCGGCACGGCACGCGACCGGTAGCAGGGCCCGACCACGAAATGCGGCTGGCACGCGCGGCCAAGATTCGTGAGGAACTCGCCCCTGTTGTTTCCCAGCTCAACCACTTTGAACCCGTAGCCTTTGCCGGGCGCACGGTGGTGATCCCCCCGGACGACGCGACACGGGTGGTGAAGCTGAAGCCTTCCAATGCGCAACGCACCAAGTACGAGGCAGGACCTGGACGCGGAGAAAACGCCTATCCCGGGGACAACCAGAACCCACCCACACTGGCAGACGGCTATTGGGTCTGGCTGGGGGACAACGCGGCGGGCAAGGTGCTGGCGTGGCAGCCCCAGGTGCAGGGTCGATTTCGCATCTGGGTCTCCTGGGGGTCCGGCTATCGCAGCCATGACGAAGACGCGCGCTACCTTCTCGACCATGATGGCAGGCTGGACACGACGCACGATCAGAAGGAAATCGCCAGGGCTGACCACCGCAAATTTGCCGACGGCACCGGCACCATGCCCAACCGCAAGCTCTGGAGCGGGTTCAAGGACATTGGCGTCCACGACCTGGAGACCGCTTCCAAACTGGTCCTGAGCGTCGGCGGTGATTCAGGCTATCCCACGATGGACATGCTGGTGCTGCAGGAGGAGCCCTCGCCACAGGACCGGCCTGCCTTGAGGTTGCCCGTGAGCCGGAGGGCAAATGTGGAACGCTTTTCCGCGATCGAGGCCGGCTTCGTCCGATTCACGGTCGAGGAAACCACCCAACTGCAACCCTGCCTTGACGAGCTGGAAGTCTTCAGCGCCGGACCAGATTCCCGCAATGTGGCCCTGGCCTCTGCAGGAGCCACGGCCACCTCCTCCAGCACCCTTCCCGGCTATGCCATCCATCAGCTCAAACACGTGAACGATGGCCTGTACGGGAATGATCACAGCTGGATCTCCAATGAAAACGGCCGGGGCTGGGTGCAGCTGAAACTGGCGAAGCCCACCCGTATCGACCGGGTGGTGTGGAGCCGGGACCGCGAGAACGTCCCCCGCTACAATGACCGGCTGCCCACGAAGTACCGGGTGGAGGTCTCTCTGGACGGCACCGCCTGGACCCGTGTGGCCGGACACGAAGACCGCCTGCCGCAGACTTTAAAGCTGACGGCCGGCACCCTCGCCACCAGCACCGGACTCCCTGTGGCGGAAGCGGCCAGATTTCAGAAGCTTCAGGCTCAAAGGAAACAACTGGAGAAAGCCATCACCGAGGCAGAGACCGCTCCCGTGGTGTACGCCGGGATCTTCGGCAAACCGGGTGAAACCCGTCGCTTCCAGCGTGGCGACGTCACACAACCCCGTGAAGAAGTCGCGCCAGGCGTGGTCACCGCCCTTCACCCCATTGCCCCCCTGCCCATGGACGCCCCCGATCCTCAGCGTCGCCTCGCATTGGCAGACTGGATTGTGGATCGGCAGAACCCCCTCACCGCCCGCGTGATGGCCAACCGGATCTGGCACTACCACTTCGGCACCGGCCTGGTGGACACTCCCAGTGACTTCGGCGTCAATGGGAGCCGGCCCACCCATCCTGAGCTCCTGGACTGGCTGGCGCGGGAGTTTGTAAACAATGGCTGGAGTATAAAGCACCTCCACCGGATCATTGTGCTCAGCCAGACTTACCGGCAGAGTTCATCCCCACCAGACATGGCAGCGGGCATGGCACGCGATGCTCAAACCCGGCTGCTCTGGAGATTCCCACCCCGCCGGCTTGAGGCGGAAGTCTTGCGGGACACCATCCTCTCTGCCAGCAACAAGCTGAGCCTGCGCATGGGCGGGCCTGGTTTCGACCTCTTTGAGCCCAACACCAACTACGTGAAGGTGTACAACTCCAAATCAGAGTTCGGCCCCGACGACTTCCGCCGCATGATCTACCAGCACAAGCCCCGCGTGCAGTTGGACAATGTCTTCGGCGCCTTTGACTGCCCGGACGCAGGGCAGATCGCCCCCCGGCGCAATGTCTCCACCACGCCGCTTCAGGCCCTGAGCCTGCTCAACAGCACCTTCGCGCTGGAACAGGCGGGCTTCTTTGCCGCACGTGTGGTCTCGGATGCAGGAAACAATCCTTCCGCACAGGTGGACCGCGCTTTTCAAGTCGCCTTCAACCGGGGGCCTTCTGTCGAAGAAGCCGCCGCAGCCACGGAGCTGGTGAGTCAACACGGCCTTCCCTCTCTCTGCCGCGCACTCATCAACTCGAATGAGTTCATCCAAATCTTTTGA
- a CDS encoding DUF1501 domain-containing protein gives MHATTPSSSHLLNRRSFLGTTLHGLGGMALAHLLARDGLLGAPSPVRPLIDPSNPYAARQPHFEPRAKRCLVIFVSGALSHVDTFDYKPELVKRHDTPMPASEKLITFQGENGNLIKPLWDFKPRGKSGKMMSDLLPNIAEHADDLCFIHSMTGKSNTHGPAENQMSTGFTLDGFPGMGSWATYALGSENQDLPAFVAIPDPRGVPQIGPRHWASGFLPAAFQGTSFNADRPIPHLARPASISQGAETSTRDFLNLINQRHLAQHAGDSELSARIASYELAARMQIAASEVSDFSSESAATRKLYGMDDPNTSKAGFAKNCVLARRLLERGVRFVQLFNGSYAMGEGVGNWDGHKAIATQYPAHANILDQPCAALLKDLKARGLMDDTLVAFVTEFGRMPTFQKNANGRDHNPKGFTVWLTGAGVKKAHSHGATDDFGHQAVQDVTTIYDLHATMLHILGLDHERLSFYHNGIERRLTDVHGHVIKPVLA, from the coding sequence ATGCACGCCACCACGCCATCTTCAAGCCACCTTCTCAACCGTCGTTCGTTCCTGGGCACCACGCTGCACGGACTGGGAGGCATGGCCCTGGCCCACCTCCTTGCCCGGGACGGCCTTCTGGGCGCACCTTCGCCAGTGCGCCCGTTGATTGATCCCTCGAACCCATACGCCGCAAGACAACCGCACTTTGAGCCACGGGCCAAACGCTGCCTGGTCATTTTCGTGTCTGGCGCGCTCAGCCATGTCGATACGTTCGACTACAAGCCAGAGCTGGTGAAGCGGCACGATACGCCCATGCCAGCCAGCGAGAAGCTCATCACCTTCCAAGGGGAGAATGGAAACCTGATCAAGCCTCTCTGGGACTTCAAGCCGCGCGGCAAGAGCGGCAAGATGATGAGCGATCTGCTGCCCAACATCGCCGAACATGCGGATGATCTGTGCTTCATCCACTCCATGACGGGCAAGAGCAACACCCATGGTCCGGCGGAGAACCAGATGAGCACCGGTTTCACGCTGGATGGTTTCCCCGGCATGGGCTCTTGGGCCACCTATGCTCTGGGATCGGAGAATCAGGATCTGCCAGCCTTCGTGGCCATTCCCGACCCAAGAGGAGTTCCCCAGATCGGCCCCCGTCACTGGGCGTCCGGCTTCCTGCCTGCCGCCTTTCAAGGGACCTCCTTTAACGCAGACCGTCCCATTCCCCATCTGGCCCGCCCCGCCAGCATCAGTCAGGGAGCCGAGACTTCCACGCGAGATTTCCTAAACCTCATCAACCAGCGTCATCTCGCCCAGCATGCCGGTGACTCGGAGCTGTCGGCGCGCATCGCCAGCTATGAACTCGCGGCCCGCATGCAGATCGCTGCATCTGAAGTGAGCGACTTCTCCAGTGAATCAGCCGCCACCCGCAAACTCTACGGCATGGACGACCCCAACACCTCGAAGGCCGGCTTTGCCAAAAACTGCGTGCTGGCCCGGCGTCTTCTGGAGCGCGGCGTGCGGTTTGTACAGTTGTTCAACGGCAGCTACGCCATGGGAGAAGGCGTGGGCAACTGGGACGGCCACAAAGCCATTGCCACCCAGTACCCAGCTCACGCCAACATTCTCGACCAGCCCTGTGCGGCCCTGCTCAAGGACCTCAAGGCCCGCGGACTGATGGACGACACCCTGGTCGCATTCGTCACTGAATTTGGCCGCATGCCCACGTTTCAGAAGAACGCCAACGGTCGTGACCACAATCCCAAGGGCTTCACCGTGTGGCTTACCGGGGCGGGCGTGAAGAAAGCGCACAGCCATGGGGCCACAGACGACTTTGGCCACCAGGCCGTTCAAGATGTCACCACCATCTATGATCTCCATGCCACCATGCTGCACATCCTGGGGCTGGATCACGAACGGCTCAGTTTCTATCACAACGGGATCGAACGCCGCCTGACCGACGTGCATGGACACGTCATCAAGCCTGTGCTCGCCTAG
- a CDS encoding pectate lyase family protein, translated as MRSILTAILLATLSSTSFLSAAWQWQDAIVPDVGFNLDQAQVVRVTTLADDGPGSLREALRAKGPRIIVFDVAGVIELDQKSLKLEESQVVIAGQTAPSPGITIIKGGLNIEASQVLVQHLRIRPGDAGMARKSGWEPDGITTYGNVARVWIDHCSATWGLDEQISASSSAPLEEGQGHQIVIRNCIIAEGLDNSSHSKGPHSKGTLVMDGTKEVALVGNLYASNVERNPVFKLNTSGVVVNNVIANPGQRAIHTSVPDETTGDLPKAKISVVGNVVLHGDRSKPTSAIFEGTAEGYFKDNEGWFWDGKPLPLLRKPFDTLPEPPVWPQGLQAQSPASTLWHVTRFAGARPAERDAIDQRIIRESLTGAGHIIDSQEQVGGYPRITPVAKAMEVPATGRREWLEKLARELELAPPPPETK; from the coding sequence ATGAGGTCGATTCTCACCGCCATACTGCTCGCCACCCTCTCGTCAACGTCCTTCCTGTCGGCCGCTTGGCAGTGGCAGGACGCCATCGTCCCCGATGTCGGATTTAATCTCGATCAGGCCCAGGTGGTGAGGGTCACCACCCTGGCGGATGACGGGCCAGGGAGCCTCCGTGAAGCCCTGCGGGCCAAGGGCCCCAGGATCATCGTGTTCGACGTGGCAGGGGTGATCGAACTGGATCAGAAATCGCTCAAGCTGGAGGAATCCCAAGTCGTGATCGCCGGCCAAACCGCACCGAGCCCGGGCATCACCATCATCAAAGGCGGACTGAACATCGAGGCCAGCCAGGTGCTGGTGCAGCACCTTCGCATTCGCCCTGGAGATGCTGGCATGGCTCGCAAAAGCGGGTGGGAGCCGGACGGCATTACCACGTATGGCAATGTCGCCCGGGTCTGGATCGATCACTGCTCAGCCACTTGGGGGCTGGATGAGCAAATCTCCGCCTCCTCATCCGCTCCCCTGGAGGAAGGCCAGGGACATCAGATCGTCATCCGCAACTGCATCATTGCCGAAGGGCTCGACAATTCCTCGCATAGCAAGGGCCCACACTCCAAGGGCACCCTCGTGATGGATGGGACCAAGGAAGTGGCGCTGGTGGGAAACCTCTATGCCAGCAATGTGGAGCGCAATCCCGTCTTCAAACTCAACACTTCCGGCGTGGTGGTGAACAACGTCATCGCCAATCCCGGACAGCGGGCCATTCACACCTCCGTGCCTGATGAAACAACCGGAGACCTCCCTAAAGCGAAGATCTCCGTGGTGGGAAACGTCGTGCTGCACGGGGACCGCAGCAAACCCACCTCTGCCATCTTCGAGGGCACTGCTGAGGGTTATTTCAAAGACAATGAAGGCTGGTTCTGGGATGGGAAACCCCTGCCCCTCCTGCGCAAGCCCTTCGACACTCTTCCAGAGCCTCCTGTCTGGCCCCAGGGGCTGCAGGCTCAAAGCCCCGCCTCCACCCTCTGGCACGTCACCCGCTTCGCCGGAGCCCGCCCTGCGGAGAGGGATGCCATTGACCAGCGCATCATCCGGGAAAGCCTGACCGGCGCCGGCCACATCATCGACAGTCAGGAGCAGGTCGGTGGCTATCCCCGCATCACCCCCGTGGCCAAAGCCATGGAGGTGCCGGCCACAGGACGCCGGGAGTGGCTGGAGAAGCTGGCCCGCGAACTGGAGCTGGCACCGCCACCTCCAGAAACGAAGTGA
- a CDS encoding SGNH/GDSL hydrolase family protein, whose product MSVRHLSRSAFCALAALALTSLASGAEPAATPAKKRVLLLGDSISIGYTPFVQELLADKAVVLRPMKNGKAENCSSTAAGVQHIDRWLQIDGGKWDVIHFNWGLHDLKHMLRDDPTKTSDQATDPPLATVEVYEKQLREIVGKLQATGAKLIFATTTYVPEGPHKVYRSNEDVERYNAAALKIMKEKNIAVDDLYTATKENYKTWQLPVNVHFKPEGSKALAELVVKAVEK is encoded by the coding sequence ATGTCCGTCCGCCATCTCTCCCGATCCGCTTTTTGCGCCCTGGCCGCCCTTGCGCTTACCTCCCTTGCCTCTGGAGCCGAGCCGGCTGCGACACCCGCCAAAAAACGCGTCCTGCTGCTGGGTGACTCCATCTCCATTGGCTACACACCTTTTGTTCAGGAACTGCTGGCGGACAAAGCCGTGGTGCTGCGCCCCATGAAAAACGGCAAGGCTGAAAACTGCAGCAGCACCGCGGCGGGAGTGCAGCACATTGACCGCTGGCTTCAGATCGACGGCGGCAAATGGGATGTGATCCACTTCAACTGGGGGCTGCACGACCTCAAGCATATGCTGCGCGATGATCCCACCAAAACGTCCGACCAGGCCACTGACCCGCCCCTGGCCACGGTGGAGGTTTACGAAAAACAACTCCGCGAGATCGTGGGCAAACTCCAGGCCACCGGCGCGAAGCTCATCTTCGCCACCACCACCTACGTGCCCGAGGGTCCTCACAAGGTGTACCGGAGCAATGAAGACGTGGAGCGCTACAATGCCGCCGCCCTCAAGATCATGAAGGAGAAAAACATCGCCGTGGACGACCTCTATACGGCCACCAAAGAAAACTACAAAACCTGGCAGCTGCCCGTGAACGTGCACTTCAAGCCTGAAGGATCAAAGGCGCTCGCTGAGCTGGTGGTAAAGGCGGTGGAGAAATGA
- a CDS encoding family 16 glycoside hydrolase: MKRTLLLLCASLAVSTAGFAELKLPAIIGSNMVLQQKQSDPIWGWDTPGTKVTVTFAGQTKTAEADKDGKWLVKLDPMPANATPQSMTIKGSSEKALNNILIGEVWVCSGQSNMGFTVGGSWDADLETATAKFPNIRLISVPQVGTQEIQKDFNGQWEPCSPTNVGAFTAVGFFFGRTLHQMLDVPIGLIDNAWGGSAAEAWVRRDVLEGDMRFASLMERWKQTEATYDFEKVKADFAAAKAAWPAKVEEAKKAGKPLPPEPRAPQNQLAGQHRPGNLYAGVLAPTIGYGIKGAIWYQGESNASRAFEYRDLFPLMIEHWRKEWKQGDFPFYWVQLADFKAEQPNPGDSDWAELREAQTLSQKLPNTGQAVITDLGEANDIHPKNKRDVADRLVRLALAKDYGVKIPYRSPEFISAEFKENKAIVTLNCYGSSLRTVDVNEVKGFAVCGEDKKWAWAQGKIVGKDKVEVWSDQVAKPVAVRFAWSDNPIFNLYSVEGLPVTPFRSDDFDMITKPKPPVAAPAKPAVEVRKAEVTTPAAAPDKDGFISLFDGKTLKGWHVSAKSGHSRTSKNVSGGKWEVVDGAITGSQDVPGNGGLILTDEKYSQFEVILEMKNDFGPDSGLFLRSTEDGKCYQGLIDFHTGGSLMGIYGEGLGGKPHVRFFTFGKTESDIELNPDRTPQPVAMTPEQWKTFWKAGQWNEFKMRITGGDKPTITTWINGMKIMEWTETEARLPVAGNIGLQVHGGGDFTKQFVRYRNIRVKPIK; the protein is encoded by the coding sequence ATGAAACGAACGCTCCTCCTCCTTTGTGCGTCGCTCGCCGTCTCCACGGCAGGCTTCGCAGAACTCAAGCTGCCTGCCATCATTGGCAGCAACATGGTGCTTCAGCAGAAGCAATCTGACCCCATCTGGGGCTGGGACACACCGGGCACGAAGGTGACCGTGACCTTTGCCGGACAAACCAAGACCGCAGAGGCGGACAAGGACGGCAAGTGGCTCGTGAAGCTGGACCCCATGCCTGCGAATGCCACGCCACAGTCGATGACGATCAAGGGCTCCTCTGAAAAGGCTCTGAACAACATCCTCATCGGTGAAGTCTGGGTGTGCTCCGGCCAGTCCAACATGGGCTTCACCGTCGGAGGCTCCTGGGATGCGGACCTTGAGACTGCCACGGCCAAGTTCCCCAACATCCGCCTGATCTCCGTTCCTCAAGTCGGCACTCAGGAGATTCAGAAGGACTTCAACGGCCAGTGGGAACCCTGCTCGCCAACCAATGTGGGAGCCTTCACCGCCGTCGGCTTCTTCTTCGGCCGCACCCTCCATCAGATGCTGGACGTGCCCATCGGCCTCATCGACAACGCCTGGGGCGGCTCCGCTGCCGAGGCTTGGGTTCGCCGTGATGTCCTGGAAGGCGACATGCGCTTTGCGAGCTTGATGGAACGGTGGAAGCAGACCGAGGCCACCTATGACTTCGAGAAGGTCAAAGCTGACTTCGCCGCCGCGAAGGCCGCTTGGCCCGCCAAGGTGGAAGAAGCCAAGAAAGCCGGCAAACCCCTGCCGCCCGAACCCCGGGCTCCGCAGAATCAGCTCGCTGGCCAGCATCGCCCCGGCAACCTCTACGCTGGCGTGCTTGCTCCCACCATTGGCTACGGCATCAAAGGTGCCATCTGGTATCAGGGCGAAAGCAACGCCAGTCGCGCCTTTGAGTATCGCGATCTCTTCCCGCTCATGATTGAGCATTGGCGCAAAGAATGGAAGCAGGGCGACTTCCCCTTCTACTGGGTCCAACTCGCTGACTTCAAAGCGGAGCAACCCAACCCGGGCGACAGCGACTGGGCGGAACTTCGTGAAGCACAGACCCTCTCCCAAAAGCTGCCCAACACCGGGCAGGCCGTCATCACCGATCTCGGTGAGGCCAACGACATCCACCCGAAGAACAAGCGCGACGTGGCTGACCGCCTTGTCCGCCTGGCCCTCGCCAAGGACTACGGCGTCAAGATCCCCTACCGCAGCCCCGAGTTCATCAGCGCTGAGTTCAAGGAAAACAAAGCCATTGTCACCCTCAACTGCTACGGCAGCAGCCTGCGCACCGTGGACGTCAATGAGGTCAAGGGGTTCGCAGTCTGCGGCGAAGACAAGAAGTGGGCCTGGGCCCAGGGCAAGATCGTGGGCAAGGACAAGGTCGAAGTCTGGAGCGATCAGGTGGCCAAGCCCGTCGCCGTGCGCTTCGCCTGGTCGGACAATCCGATCTTCAACCTCTACAGTGTGGAAGGCCTGCCCGTCACGCCGTTCCGCTCCGACGACTTTGACATGATCACCAAGCCCAAGCCGCCTGTCGCAGCTCCGGCCAAACCCGCCGTAGAAGTGCGCAAGGCCGAGGTCACGACTCCTGCCGCCGCACCCGACAAGGACGGCTTCATCAGCCTGTTTGATGGCAAGACGCTCAAGGGCTGGCACGTGAGCGCCAAGTCCGGCCACAGCCGCACTTCCAAGAACGTGTCCGGCGGCAAGTGGGAAGTGGTGGACGGTGCCATCACCGGCAGCCAGGATGTCCCCGGCAACGGCGGTCTCATCCTGACCGACGAGAAGTACAGCCAGTTCGAGGTCATTCTGGAAATGAAGAACGACTTCGGTCCAGACAGCGGCCTCTTCCTGCGCAGCACGGAAGACGGCAAGTGCTACCAGGGTCTCATCGACTTCCACACCGGCGGCAGCCTCATGGGCATCTATGGCGAGGGCCTGGGCGGCAAGCCCCACGTGCGATTCTTCACCTTCGGCAAGACGGAGAGCGACATCGAACTCAATCCTGATCGCACGCCCCAGCCCGTGGCCATGACACCTGAGCAGTGGAAGACCTTCTGGAAGGCGGGCCAGTGGAACGAGTTCAAGATGCGCATCACCGGCGGTGACAAGCCCACCATCACCACCTGGATCAACGGCATGAAGATCATGGAGTGGACCGAGACCGAAGCCCGCCTGCCCGTGGCCGGCAACATCGGCCTCCAGGTGCACGGCGGCGGCGACTTCACGAAGCAGTTCGTGCGCTACCGCAACATCCGCGTGAAGCCGATCAAGTAA
- a CDS encoding IlvD/Edd family dehydratase, which translates to MSNDAPESMPHGLRSELWLNNPSNPGMTALYVERLVNYGLTRKELQSGRPIIGISQSGSDISPCNRVHLETVERVKAGVRDSGGVPFVFPVHPIQETVRRPTAALDRNLAYLGMVEVIHGYPFDGVVFTTGCDKTTPAALMAAATVDLPSIMLNSGPMLDGHYKGRLAGSGTIVWESRQLYAAGKIDYEEFMERSCASVPSLGHCNTMGTALSMNSLAEALGMTLPGSAAIPAPYRERGQMAYETGLRIVNMVREDLKPSKVMTRQAFENAIVVNSAIGGSTNCPPHIIAIARHMGVELNIQDWQTHGYDVPLLVNLMPAGSYLGEAFHRAGGVPAVIGELLRAGRIHGESLTVNGRTMQDNTAGVHASNQDVIHTYEAPLRPNAGFLVLTGNLFDSAIIKTSVIGTGFRERYLSNPDSPNRFEGRAVVFEGTEDYHERINDPALELDENSFLVIRGSGSIGYPGAPEVVNMTPPDYLVRRGVTELPCIGDGRQSGTSASPSILNASPESAVGGGLALLQTGDRIVIDLNQCRCDVLLSDEELESRRAAWKPPVLENQTPWQEIHRRCAGQLSTGMCLDFATCYRNVGAAVPRDNH; encoded by the coding sequence ATGTCCAATGACGCTCCCGAATCCATGCCTCACGGTCTCCGAAGTGAACTGTGGTTGAACAATCCGTCCAACCCTGGCATGACGGCGCTGTATGTGGAGCGGCTCGTGAACTACGGCCTGACGCGGAAAGAGCTCCAGAGCGGCCGCCCCATCATCGGCATCAGCCAGTCGGGCAGTGACATCTCCCCCTGCAACCGGGTGCACCTGGAGACCGTGGAGCGGGTGAAGGCCGGGGTGCGAGATTCCGGCGGGGTGCCCTTTGTCTTCCCCGTGCATCCCATCCAGGAGACCGTGCGTCGTCCCACCGCAGCCTTGGATCGCAACCTGGCCTACTTGGGCATGGTGGAAGTCATCCACGGCTATCCGTTCGATGGCGTGGTCTTCACCACCGGATGCGACAAGACCACGCCTGCTGCATTGATGGCCGCGGCGACAGTCGATCTCCCCAGCATCATGCTGAACTCTGGCCCGATGCTGGATGGTCACTACAAGGGCAGGCTGGCAGGCAGCGGCACCATTGTGTGGGAATCCCGCCAGCTCTATGCCGCAGGCAAGATCGACTACGAGGAGTTCATGGAGCGTTCTTGCGCCTCCGTGCCGAGCCTGGGTCACTGCAACACCATGGGCACCGCCCTTTCCATGAACAGCCTCGCCGAAGCGCTCGGCATGACGCTGCCGGGCAGCGCCGCCATCCCAGCCCCGTACCGCGAACGCGGACAGATGGCCTATGAGACAGGCCTCCGCATCGTGAACATGGTGCGTGAAGACCTGAAACCCTCTAAGGTCATGACCCGGCAGGCGTTCGAGAACGCCATCGTGGTCAACTCCGCCATCGGCGGCTCCACCAACTGCCCGCCCCACATCATCGCCATCGCCCGCCACATGGGGGTGGAACTCAATATTCAAGACTGGCAGACGCATGGCTATGATGTGCCGCTGCTGGTGAACCTCATGCCGGCAGGGAGCTATCTGGGCGAGGCCTTTCACCGCGCTGGCGGCGTGCCCGCGGTGATCGGAGAACTCCTGCGTGCGGGACGCATCCACGGTGAATCCCTGACGGTCAACGGCCGCACCATGCAGGACAACACCGCGGGAGTTCATGCATCGAACCAGGATGTCATCCATACCTACGAGGCCCCGCTCCGTCCCAATGCCGGATTCCTCGTGCTCACCGGCAACCTTTTTGACAGCGCGATCATCAAGACCAGTGTCATTGGCACCGGTTTCCGCGAACGTTATCTCTCGAACCCCGACAGCCCCAACCGCTTCGAAGGGCGGGCCGTCGTGTTCGAAGGCACGGAGGACTACCACGAGCGGATCAACGATCCCGCCCTGGAGCTCGATGAAAACAGCTTCCTGGTCATCCGCGGCAGCGGCAGCATCGGCTACCCGGGGGCACCGGAGGTGGTGAACATGACCCCTCCTGACTATTTGGTGCGTCGCGGGGTCACTGAGTTGCCCTGCATTGGTGACGGTCGGCAGAGCGGCACCAGCGCCAGCCCCAGCATCCTCAATGCCTCTCCCGAGTCAGCCGTGGGCGGCGGTCTCGCCCTCCTCCAGACGGGTGACAGGATCGTCATTGACCTCAATCAGTGCCGTTGCGACGTGCTGCTCTCAGACGAAGAACTGGAAAGCAGACGCGCAGCCTGGAAGCCACCCGTGCTGGAAAACCAGACACCCTGGCAGGAAATCCACCGCCGCTGCGCCGGCCAGCTCAGCACGGGGATGTGCCTGGACTTCGCCACCTGCTACCGCAATGTAGGAGCCGCCGTGCCACGCGACAATCATTAA